TACTGACAACCGATGGGAAACAATTAACCAAGAGTCAGCTTCATGATTAAATACCTCCTGTACGACTTGTAAAGCACAGAAATTTACTCATATCAGCTAAGTACTCAAGTCATATGGGACTGGTTTTTCATAAGTATTATCAGtaagcaatataataaatatttttatgtttaattatatattaagaaaatatttataacattttattttattgagttgagtgcacatattatattaatctaatacaaaaaataagacTTTATTTTCCATAAGAGGTCACAACTTACTCATTAGGATAACTGTCTAATGCCTTGACATGCAgttcaactaaaatattattttgttgcaaaTTTGTGAATCCTTCAGGCAAAACTGTAATAGTAATATCTAATGGTTTCCAAATATCATCAGCTGTACACTCGTTGTTGTCCGTTAACTGATCATTGAAGATCGACTGAACAAggtaaaaatcattttaaacattaatatttattgtttctaaatGGAGATGGCAACATTACAAACTTAAATCTTACTTTCAATGCTTCTAATTCGTTTGTTTGTCGTTCTTGCAAAGTCTCTCCCATTGAATCGATCGGATCATCgaaattttaaagtttgaaagTGAATTTTGGGGGGGAATAAGACTTGGAAAAGTTCTTTCGTTTGAACGCCACATCGAAGCGTACCTAGAATCTAGAAGTTAGAACTTAGAACCTACTGGCTACTCCAAGTAAACAATCATCAATCACGTGCGACGTTCCATCCTGTTATCATACgatttatcagttatcagtgcCTTGTGCTGTGTGCCGTGTGCTGCGCCGGTATCagcaagaaattaaaaaattgtgtatacctatatagtactaACTGTAAGACACTACAACTGTAGACTGTAGTAGTGACGTAGTGTAGTACTGTAGTAAATAGGAATAGTGGTACCTAGACAGTagacagtattatatatttatataatattatatatctatcttGTGGGCCGTGGTATCATcacaatgtattaataattacctatagcaaatactatagactatagtacctatttaattatagtagataggtaggtaggtatacatgttTAATGcaataccttatacctatatctataatcGTGAGTATCATCCtacaaataggtaatattaaatgcaatatcattattcattacttaCTACCACCAAACACcaattaagaaaatatatttgaatattttattatgattattatttttatatttaatgacaacatttttatttttattttgtaggtaaTGGGTACCATTGGTTATTCatagaactatataatatgtttacataatataatcaatagtaatacactaatacctaCACCAGTAGTGTTACTGGAACTCAATCAAGATTCaaggttatttaaaattgaaataggttataagtactatattattttattacctatattggttATAACCGTGATTAAAACATCACCAATAAAAAATCCAAGGGGGGGCATCCACCCATGCCCCCCTCAGCTATGCCACTGAAATACACCTACCAATGTATAAACTTTTGGTGATCACTGATCAGTTCAGAAATGGAACTACCTGgtggcgtgacgaaggactttatttgagtCACGTGCCTCAACTTAAAGGATGGTGCATGGGTGTCCTGGAGACTAGGGGTATTTCACATATacctagtaaataatttattcagtacacactaagactaagccattcattctcagttaccatttaagtaaatacgtaattatttatataagtatttataattactaataaaaattattgtgcctcataagttaatgaagttcgccacgccaGTGGAACCACCCACGCATTAACGAAGAAAAGACAACATTTAAGGTGCTCTCCGAGAAAGAACAGATTAACTTACAAGTAGACaactttatatttcaaaaagaggaaaattttaagtatctgggagtaaacataaacataactAGTAAAAAGTGAGCAAATACTTAGttagtataattttttgtgtcatacataaataaaaaaaaaacttaaaaaagtaaaaaatttaaaatataatattttgaaaattatatgccaatatgaatattcaattattattcaattttgagttacaacaaaaaaacaaaattgaatttatcaaaaaccaagtttacgtaaaaattactatttttctttatttcctttttttccccaattattttaaacagttcTGGGAATTAAGTACCAACCAATTCccctttaaaatcaatacattttctcTACACAGTAGAGTATAGTAGGCGGTACAGCGACTAGTGAGCAGGGTTTAAAAACACGTTTTTTAGTAAAACAAAACACacgttttaaacgttttttaaAGATGGTTTTTTTACATGTTCAAaacttttttgttgttgttttaaacCGAGTTATGAAACCTTTAAATGAAGATGaagcactataaaatataattgttaactaTTATAGATAGGTTATAGGTAGCATCCCTCATTACTAATTATCAGTCATAATTTCTGTGCCCCCACACGAAAGTCTCAGTGGTAACAAGAATACCgagaaatgaaataaataaataaatgtaattgtgttatttttattgtgttaatgaatgtatagatattaggtctcctaaacttattttttttattcacactTATGTAGTTTTTGACGCTGAGAACGGTGGTGCAATcaaaataggggggggggggcgtcaTGCTTATTTTCAGTTATGGTATTTTGTATGCAACAATTGGCACAATTTTCAGGATaccattgttttaattttgaaatagattattttaatttcaaactgactaaaaatattgttttaaacactCGTTTGACGTTTCTTATTGATGTTTAAAACACACgttttttattgatgtttaaaaCATGTGTTTTTAACAAacgttttaaacataacaaccctacttgaaaaaacacattgttgtaaaaacaatacaataattgttccactcagaatctaaaatatgacaTGCATTAGAAAATATGCAAAAGAATAGCAAGCGGGTAAAGAGCTATAAAATACGTCTTAATATACTCGAAAGATACTCGATGTCTTGAGAAACATTTTCGGCCCAGTGTACAGCACTGGACAAAGAATGCTAGAAaggaagaaaaattaaaacctgtCGGCTGTCAGTAAGTGGGTTACCATGGCCTGCCACTGTCTATTATTACCCGTATAATaagattatgttatttatattttgtaataatttgtataaccacccgaaaattgtttataaactgTAAGTTATAGTCCAGCTCTATTTTACTGCTACCTGATTTCCACCACAATACATAACACATGTTGGTATACAATGCTTGAATTGCGGGGAGACGAAGAAGTActcttctataaaaaaaaaaaaaatatttttgcatactcctactaattatataatataataatcaataagtcATTTAAATGTTAAGgacattttgattattatacttttgaatCCCTCTTCTATTTACCTATTCATACCCAAGtaacattattatcaaaatagcACCCACCATAAAAAAAACTCCTAGATTCACCACTATCATTAGGTTTTTTAACTtcgaaattatattaaactttttttatattaacttaacttaacgagtacaaaaatattagttaactTACCCagccttgaaaatttaatttgctatagttactaaattaaatgaaatgtgCCAATATCTATAATGCCAACAGTACGTACAAATCGTATGGCACTAAAAATAACTCTGATTATACAGGCATTTTGATAGAATCCTTAGCTTATTTACCTAAAGAAGTCTCATCAAAGAAACACGTCGaccatatgaaaaataatataattgatatcaagttatattgttacataaaatatttttatatttacactaGGCAGCTCTGACTTCTGCTTGATACGCTCACCAACCATAAGCAtggataatatcataaaaataattacgagATTTCATAAATTTATGGTATAAtggatgtaaaaataaaacgtaagaaattaatttgatattttatcatattttaatttaacaaccaatttattgtttttactgaagttcaaaatataatatactatatttattattcaatacctacttatttttatcatttataaggTTATTACTATTAGGATAGATACTTAAGATTTGACTCAACTCTACTATTTTGAgcattaaaagtaaatttaaaatttccccGTTATGAGTAGCATtgatcaaatttttttatagttgcaatttttttaaatgttaaatgatttagtaggtacttgataaaaagtaatttaaataattattaaatatttatttgtttttggtaTCTGACTGCCATAATTGtctgcatattttttaattagtgaATAAAACACTATAGGTAGGTTTATATTAGTGTAATagttacataaatacatttaatttgttttataatacaatgtaggtaaaacagataagtaggtatataatattacaaacgaTTATTCTATTGAATGTTTAAaatggaatattttaatttttaaattgattaaaacaaGATTCTTAACTGACAGTAGGatcacaaaatttaaaagttgttGCTAGATCCAAATTACGTTGTGGCCTCGTTAAGCTTGATCCAGAtgacatattttgtcaattagcAATATATGCACCTCAAATTTAATACTCTCTAATTCAGTGTCAGACGTTGTTGTTACTTATTGTTCATGTATGAAATATCTTTACccttacataaaaatatacaatatgctaTGTGCACAATCATCCCCCTATATGGAGCCCGATAAAGAatggattttaataaatagacattaagtttatataataatggtttattCAGTGTCTAAAATCACTTATGAATAATTAGTCAATCACTACTGACTTGCACAATAAGATTTTAGTTCAGATAAATAGCAGGGTCTGCGGCAGCATTCATCGATGATACTTCTTTTGACAGAGCGCCGAAAACGTGCGGGCATAAATGACATTTCTTCTTTCTTTAGGTATGGATAGTCAATAGCATTGTAGTCTTCGAGGTCTTTGTAATCCCATAAATCAAAAtctgttgataaaatattaaagttcgtattgttttaataatgtttagatTTTGAATAGAGTAAATAAGAAGGTACATTTTGTTCTCTGCTATAGCTTAGTAACACGTGGGGAGATAATTGTTAAAATCCTACACTgagaaactttttttaaattattattttgtattatatcttGTAAAGTTGTAAAcactttaaatttgaatcaaaaacaatgaTTTTAGAGAACTAAACCTACcttagaatttaattttgaattttgaattatgtattattgttatttttaggtTAGTTTGACCTTTAAAGTGTTTTAAGGCGCAAATGATGAACTCACCGGTTTCACTTCTTTTTTGTCCTTTTGGTACATTGTACTTGTTATTGCATAGAGCTTTCATGATGTCCGCCAATTTAGAACCACAGTATTGCTGAGGTGAACGTTGGAGTCGAACATTAGCTGTTACAATTTCGATCACTAATGCCAAGAGGAGTACActcaaatacatatttatctTCATTGTTggtattctaaaattaaaaaaaaggtttaacTAAAGTTctgagtaatataaataaacggcCAGTTAcaatcatatataatttttaaatatcaaactaAAGTACTGTCTATCCTTATAACATTATGGCTAAgcacttaaaaaaaactacatacCTTGCTTAAATGAATGTTCAAATAAGTGTGGGTATGGTTTGTAGAATTGTGGTGAACTGATGATCGTCAGTCGTTGTTGGTCTTATATATAGACCTCGTCCCTGTTTTAATATAACGCGGTAGCTCTAAGTAAAGATCcaataactgaaaataattaaaacacatcAAGTAACATTAATGTGATGATTGAACAAgggtcaatattattaatatttatatagggaaaattaatttaatttttgattgacagattttaaatgtagatggtttaataattgttattacattttccCATTACCCAATTACAACTTctaaaggtaaataaaatatcattaatgacatgtcaaaatgtcaaaatgtcACACATCACATATcacatacttacatattatcttGTTTCAAAACAGTTGACTTttagtaaaataaccaatatattaggtacctaaatattttttcatcccATTTGTAACTAAAATATGACCTACTATCAATATACACATAAAATGAATTAACATTTTGAACTAGAATTGTGGCTAGAACCAATCTATTGTTTGAGTTTTTGAGTGTTTGGTTAAACTCAAAAGCTACCTGTAAATCGGTACTACGCATGTCCGTGTAAGGTTAGgatttagtataggtatttaaattagtttgatTATGGCATGAACAACATAGACGTATTATTggttaaaaatcatttttttggtttaactcaaaaataaattattattgtagatacataagcttatattaacattttctatccatgattaaattttcataatattttaaatctttgatttgagatatttatagacattttactttgatattttttctttagtttttattcTATGAATTCCGATAGCggcgtatttaggtttttgtaaTGGGGCGGGGGGGGATACGATTGGATATGATTTTATTCAGTAGCCCCGCTTTTAAAGCTAAAGTCCTTAAGTTAAGACTCAAAAATATTGTGCATATTTTATACAgcctatggggggggggggggtgatccCCTTGACCCCCTTAAATAGGCCACtgaatttcgataaaaattgcATGTTGGATATAAAAActgacaatttaatagatagTCGCTCATTAAATATCGATAAAGAAAGTTATtcggttaaaattattgaacattgaatac
This genomic window from Metopolophium dirhodum isolate CAU chromosome 1, ASM1992520v1, whole genome shotgun sequence contains:
- the LOC132935516 gene encoding insulin-like, giving the protein MKINMYLSVLLLALVIEIVTANVRLQRSPQQYCGSKLADIMKALCNNKYNVPKGQKRSETDFDLWDYKDLEDYNAIDYPYLKKEEMSFMPARFRRSVKRSIIDECCRRPCYLSELKSYCASQ